A single genomic interval of Rhodobacter sp. 24-YEA-8 harbors:
- a CDS encoding ABC transporter ATP-binding protein: MTAWLSIDALSKSFGQSIAVRDVSLEIGRGEFVTFLGPSGSGKSTLLYMIAGLETPSTGDIRLAGDSLLPVAPNLRNIGMVFQRYTLIPHLTVAENIAFPMKMRKWDRQRQKRRLQEMLALVRLEEFAGRRPDSLSGGQQQRVALARALAYEPEMLLMDEPLAALDQSLKLDLQREIRRIHDSTGATILYVTHDQEEAMRLSDRIAVFHNGTVEQFATPGEVYQKPGTAFVAGFVGHSNLLPAEMFAEGRPVDAFAGADSAGTPGLQPGKGAALFRPEDFTVLRREPGSAALSGTIADIAFLGPVVEFLVRLASGAQILVRQAPDLSPDLRPGEQVSLCILRQPWILP, from the coding sequence ATGACAGCCTGGCTTTCAATCGACGCGCTCAGCAAATCTTTTGGCCAAAGCATCGCCGTGCGCGATGTCAGCCTGGAGATCGGACGCGGCGAATTCGTCACCTTTCTGGGCCCGTCCGGTTCGGGCAAATCGACGCTGCTCTATATGATCGCAGGGCTTGAAACACCCAGCACCGGGGATATCCGGCTTGCCGGTGACTCGCTGCTGCCGGTGGCGCCGAACCTGCGCAATATCGGCATGGTCTTTCAGAGATACACCCTGATCCCGCATCTGACCGTGGCCGAAAACATCGCCTTCCCGATGAAGATGCGCAAATGGGACCGGCAGCGGCAAAAGCGGCGGCTCCAGGAGATGCTGGCGCTTGTGCGGCTTGAGGAGTTTGCGGGCCGCAGGCCGGATTCCCTCTCGGGCGGGCAGCAGCAAAGGGTCGCCCTTGCGCGCGCGCTGGCCTACGAGCCGGAGATGCTCCTGATGGACGAACCGCTGGCCGCGCTGGATCAGAGCCTGAAACTGGATCTGCAGCGCGAGATCAGACGGATCCATGACAGCACCGGCGCGACGATCCTTTACGTCACCCATGATCAGGAAGAGGCGATGCGGCTTTCTGATCGCATCGCGGTCTTTCACAATGGCACGGTCGAACAGTTCGCGACGCCAGGAGAGGTCTACCAGAAGCCAGGCACCGCCTTTGTCGCGGGTTTTGTCGGGCATTCGAACCTTCTGCCGGCAGAGATGTTCGCCGAAGGCCGCCCCGTCGACGCCTTTGCGGGTGCGGATTCCGCAGGAACGCCGGGTCTGCAGCCCGGCAAAGGCGCGGCCCTGTTCCGGCCCGAGGATTTCACCGTTCTCCGCCGCGAGCCCGGATCAGCTGCCCTGTCCGGCACCATTGCCGACATCGCGTTCCTGGGGCCGGTCGTCGAATTTCTGGTCCGCCTCGCATCCGGAGCCCAGATTCTGGTGAGGCAGGCGCCCGACCTGTCCCCGGATCTGCGTCCGGGAGAACAGGTGTCCCTCTGCATCCTGCGGCAACCCTGGATTCTGCCCTGA
- a CDS encoding NAD(P)H oxidoreductase, producing the protein MNVLVVFDHPRRNSFCGAVLDRFVDGLQEAGHKAEIADLRAEGFDPRLGVEDEPDRDAPGKIYSPAVLAEQARVTRNDALAFVFPVWWWSLPATSKGWIDRVWNRDWAYGARKLTHNKALLIGLASADAGQYAKRSYDSAMQTQLVQGVLNYCGIEEASLELLHGSTGSESGRSGLLDRAAMLGRTF; encoded by the coding sequence TTGAACGTCCTGGTCGTTTTCGATCACCCGCGCCGGAATTCGTTCTGCGGCGCAGTTCTGGACCGCTTTGTCGACGGACTGCAGGAGGCAGGGCACAAGGCCGAAATCGCCGATCTGCGCGCGGAAGGCTTTGATCCGCGCCTGGGCGTGGAAGATGAGCCTGATCGTGATGCGCCCGGCAAAATCTACAGCCCCGCCGTTCTGGCCGAACAGGCGCGCGTCACGAGAAACGACGCGCTCGCCTTTGTGTTTCCGGTCTGGTGGTGGTCGCTGCCAGCCACAAGCAAGGGCTGGATCGACCGGGTCTGGAACCGTGACTGGGCCTATGGCGCGCGCAAACTGACGCATAACAAGGCCCTGCTGATCGGCCTCGCCTCAGCCGATGCCGGGCAATATGCGAAGCGCAGCTATGACAGCGCGATGCAGACACAGCTGGTGCAGGGCGTCCTCAATTATTGCGGCATAGAGGAAGCCTCTCTGGAGCTTCTGCATGGCAGTACAGGGTCAGAAAGCGGCCGCTCCGGCCTGCTGGACCGGGCAGCGATGCTCGGCCGGACATTCTGA